In Hemitrygon akajei chromosome 12, sHemAka1.3, whole genome shotgun sequence, a single window of DNA contains:
- the mrpl55 gene encoding large ribosomal subunit protein mL55: protein MAAPWSARLRWFAPFLQLNASERLLPATCPWQNLPKRNNSNRTSVVRVGRQVYTRLYPVLLVQPDGSTINIRYKEPKRIITMPVDVSLLSEAERKARMHKRRPKKVKVKEEQLEDEFKVENYSKFWKKK from the exons ATGGCGGCCCCGTGGAGCGCGCGGCTGCGGTGGTTTGCACC TTTCTTACAGTTAAATGCTTCTGAAAGGTTGCTTCCTGCCACATGTCCTTGGCAAAATCTGCCCAAACGAAACAATTCAAATAGAACTTCAGTAGTTCGCGTTGGAAGGCAAGTCTACACCAGGCTGTATCCTGTTCTGCTGGTTCAACCTGATGGATCTACTATCAATATCCGATACAAGGAGCCCAAAAGAATTATCACT ATGCCAGTGGATGTTTCTCTTCTATCAGAAGCTGAACGGAAAGCAAGAATGCACAAACGTCGCCCCAAGAAAGTCAAAGTAAAAGAAGAGCAACTTGAAGATGAATTTAAAGTTGAAAAttacagcaaattctggaagaaaAAATAA